Proteins from a genomic interval of Pecten maximus chromosome 13, xPecMax1.1, whole genome shotgun sequence:
- the LOC117340221 gene encoding uncharacterized protein LOC117340221: MADSRPKVLKTVNVDYDGKQYQVQVEEELIIRLNSTDQVVRGAATEQLITLVRESDIACESSATSTVSTQVATPSTPVATPSTSPVTTPSQSNEITLSPKIWSETEARLLLDTRIEMDSLFQGSTNHKTLWGRIAERMLLSNVRVNGDQCNNKFKAMKRDYRATKDHNEQSGNDKKRCRFYDEFDTVYGCKAGTRPTKTLASFGSEDEQSPVTIKSKKRKVRTTRQSAQSPNSEYLERWEKRQDDRIQTMKAMHDEKVKLLERFLGVLENKHNQPN, translated from the exons atggctgacagtAGACCGAAAGT TCTGAAGACCGTGAATGTGGATTATGATGGGAAACAATACCAGGTCCAGGTGGAGGAAGAACTAATCATAAGACTGAATTCAACAG aTCAGGTTGTACGTGGGGCAGCGACAGAACAGCTCATAACTTTAGTGAGAGAGTCAGACATTGCATGTG AGAGTTCAGCAACATCGACTGTTAGCACTCAAGTTGCTACTCCTAGCACTCCAGTTGCTACTCCTAGCACTTCTCCAGTTACTACCCCATCACAGTCTAATGAGATCACTTTGTCACCGAAGATATGGAGTGAAACAGAGGCCAGACTTCTTCTAGACACTAGAATAGAAATGGACAGTCTATTCCAAGGTTCAACAAATCATAAAACTCTTTGGGGAAGAATAGCAGAAAGAATGTTGTTGAGCAATGTTCGTGTTAATGGAGACCAGTGTAACAATAAATTCAAGGCGATGAAAAGAGATTATCGGGCGACAAAAGATCACAATGAACAGAGCGGCAATGATAAGAAAAGATGTAGGTTTTACGATGAGTTTGACACGGTGTATGGCTGCAAAGCGGGAACAAGACCCACAAAGACCCTTGCTAGTTTTGGTTCAGAAGATGAACAGAGTCCTGTCACCATAAAGAGTAAGAAAAGGAAAGTCCGAACAACCCGACAATCTGCTCAAAGTCCAAACTCGGAATATCTGGAAAGGTGGGAAAAAAGGCAAGATGATAGAATACAGACAATGAAAGCAATGCATGATGAGAAAGTCAAATTACTTGAAAGGTTTTTGGGTGTACTTGAAAACAAACATAACCAACCAAATTAG